A single Populus nigra chromosome 13, ddPopNigr1.1, whole genome shotgun sequence DNA region contains:
- the LOC133670405 gene encoding transcription initiation factor IIB-2-like, which produces MARNREIDDYRDYCKDCKANTYIVLDHCTGDTICSDCGLVLESCYIDEIAEWRTFNDDNNDKDPNRVGYNVNPLLSQDNLKTLISNNKGDHAIPRWQDGVSNSDRVLLQGFDIIEIIANRLGLVRPIKDRAKEIFKKIEEQKTCVMRKRDSICAACLFISSRENKLPRTLNEISSVVYGVNKKEINKAVQSIKRHVELEDMGTLNPSELVRRFCSNLGMKNHAVKAVHEAVEKIQDVDIRRNPKSVLAAIIYTITQLSDEKKPLRDISLAADVAEGTIKKSFKDISPHVSRLVPKWYAREEDIRKIRIPRNCGAKQLN; this is translated from the exons ATGGCCAGAAATAGAGAGATCGATGACTATAGGGATTACTGTAAGGATTGCAAGGCAAACACTTATATTGTTCTTGATCACTGCACTGGGGACACAATCTGCAGCGACTGTGGATTAGTTCTTGAATCTTGCTACATCGATGAGATTGCAGAATGGCGAACCTTCAACGATGATAACAACGATAAAGATCCGAATCGTGTCGGTTATAACGTAAACCCTCTTTTAAGCCAAGACAACCTAAAAACCTTAATCTCCAACAACAAGGGTGATCATGCAATTCCCAGGTGGCAGGACGGTGTATCAAACTCTGATAGGGTTCTCCTCCAAGGTTTTGACATTATTGAAATTATTGCTAATAGGTTAGGACTTGTGCGGCCCATCAAGGATAGGGCTAAAGAGATATTCAAGAAGATAGAAGAACAGAAAACTTGCGTTATGAGGAAGAGGGATTCAATCTGTGCGGCCTGTTTGTTCATATCTAGCAGAGAGAATAAGTTGCCGAGGACATTGAATGAAATAAGCAGTGTTGTTTATGGGGTGAACAAGAAGGAAATTAACAAAGCTGTACAGTCTATAAAGAGGCATGTAGAGTTGGAGGATATGGGGACCTTGAATCCTAGTGAACTTGTAAGGAGGTTTTGTTCAAATCTTGGAATGAAAAATCATGCTGTCAAGGCTGTGCACGAAGCTGTTGAGAAAATTCAAGATGTTGATATAAGGAGGAACCCTAAGTCCGTGTTGGCTGCCATTATTTACACAATCACTCAGCTTTCTGATGAGAAGAAACCTCTTCGAG ATATCTCATTGGCAGCTGATGTTGCAGAAGGGACCATCAAGAAGTCCTTCAAAGACATATCTCCTCATGTTTCCAGGCTAGTACCAAAATGGTATGCCAGAGAGGAGGATATCAGGAAAATCCGAATCCCTCGAAATTGTGGTGCCAAGCAACTCAATTAA